The Henckelia pumila isolate YLH828 chromosome 2, ASM3356847v2, whole genome shotgun sequence genome includes a window with the following:
- the LOC140881886 gene encoding G-type lectin S-receptor-like serine/threonine-protein kinase At4g27290: MDATWKGFFLLVILISLNFSISSCSTDIINSIRSVRDGETIVSSGGMFELGFFSPGNSKNRYVGIWYYGIPIKTIVWVANRESPLTNQAGVLKVMEPGLLVLVNDTAGEAVWSSKRSRSVQTPVAQLLDSGNLVLKDAEADDTEENYIWQTYDHPTDTYLPGMKFGWNFVTGAQVYLEAWKANDDPAPGEFTYDLELTGYPQVVLRRNTLEITRYGPWNGIFFSGFPDVRRNPAYSSDFVMDKNGVYYQEKLFDMSVVRRLTLNSSGVVQRLTWVNRTQTWEVYTNRPADNCDSYSHCGAYGICYIQNIPACSCLDRFVPKDSEGWIKTDWSNGCIRRTNLSCQGDGFIKYSKIKLPDAQNSWFNDAMTLKECAVECLKNCSCTAYTQLNISNGSGCIVWFGELVDIRSLSTDGQDIYIRMASSEIDSRVMKRRILIASLTSVMGMILLALILFLYIRKTNIDSTKDEQGGKYNESKDKELELPFFKVATILKATNCFSIENKLGEGGFGPVYKGMLEGGEEIAVKCLSRTSTQGIDEFKNEVIFIAKLQHRNLVRLLGCCIQKDENMLIYEYMPNKSLDIILFDETTSDLLDWPKRFHIINGIARGLLYLHQDSRLRIIHRDLKTSNILLDSDMNPKISDFGTARSFGGNETEAKTRRVVGTYGYMSPEYAVDGIFSAKSDVFSFGVLVLEIVSGKRNRGFSHSDHHLNLLGHAWTLYKEERSHEVAEAFLQNPQDLAQVIRLIHVGLLCVQKKPEDRPSMSSVVLMLGNEGTLPEAKQPGFFTEREPIVSQNSTTTHATNSTNQLTVTILDPR; encoded by the exons ATGGATGCAACATGGAAAGGTTTCTTCCTACTTGTGATTCTCATCTCCCTGAATTTCTCTATATCTTCCTGTTCGACGGACATCATAAATTCGATTCGAAGCGTTAGAGATGGTGAGACCATTGTTTCGTCCGGTGGGATGTTTGAACTGGGATTCTTTAGCCCAGGAAATTCCAAGAATCGTTATGTGGGCATATGGTACTACGGAATCCCTATTAAAACAATAGTTTGGGTGGCAAATAGAGAAAGTCCACTCACAAATCAGGCAGGTGTCTTGAAGGTTATGGAGCCAGGACTTTTAGTTCTTGTTAATGACACTGCAGGTGAAGCTGTGTGGTCTTCCAAGAGATCAAGATCGGTGCAGACGCCCGTTGCGCAGTTGCTGGATTCTGGGAATCTTGTCCTGAAAGATGCCGAGGCTGATGATACGGAAGAGAATTATATCTGGCAGACTTATGATCATCCAACTGATACATATCTACCAGGGATGAAGTTCGGGTGGAATTTTGTAACTGGTGCACAAGTGTACCTTGAAGCATGGAaggccaatgatgatccagctCCAGGAGAGTTTACGTATGACTTGGAACTCACAGGATATCCGCAAGTAGTCTTGCGAAGGAATACCTTGGAAATCACTAGATATGGACCTTggaatggcattttctttagtggATTTCCAGACGTGAGAAGGAACCCCGCCTATTCTTCGGATTTTGTGATGGATAAGAACGGGGTATATTATCAAGAAAAGCTCTTCGACATGTCAGTTGTTCGGAGGCTTACGTTGAATTCAAGTGGAGTTGTGCAGAGGCTAACGTGGGTAAATAGAACGCAGACGTGGGAAGTTTATACGAATAGACCAGCAGATAATTGTGATAGTTATAGTCATTGTGGTGCTTATGGGATAtgttatattcaaaatattccaGCATGCAGTTGTCTGGATAGATTCGTGCCAAAAGATTCAGAGGGTTGGATCAAAACAGATTGGTCAAATGGATGCATTCGAAGGACAAACTTGAGTTGCCAAGGGGATGGATTTATAAAGTACTCAAAGATCAAACTCCCAGATGCCCAAAATTCATGGTTCAACGACGCTATGACGCTTAAAGAATGTGCAGTGGAATGCTTAAAGAATTGCTCCTGTACGGCGTACACACAATTAAATATAAGCAATGGGAGTGGATGTATTGTTTGGTTTGGTGAGTTGGTTGATATCAGATCTCTGAGTACAGATGGACAGGATATCTACATCAGAATGGCATCATCTGAAATAG ACTCTAGAGTAATGAAGAGAAGAATACTTATCGCTAGTTTAACATCAGTGATGGGAATGATTCTTCTGGCTCTGATCCTCTTCCTGTATATTCGAAAGACGAATATAGATTCAACCAAGGATGAACAAG GAGGGAAATACAACGAAAGCAAAGACAAAGAGTTAGAGCTACCTTTCTTCAAAGTAGCTACAATTCTCAAAGCTACCAATTGTTTTTCCATCGAAAACAAGCTTGGGGAAGGAGGTTTTGGACCTGTTTATAAG GGCATGCTTGAAGGGGGAGAAGAAATTGCTGTGAAATGTTTATCAAGAACCTCTACCCAAGGGATCGATGAATTCAAGAATGAAGTGATCTTTATTGCCAAACTTCAGCACCGAAATCTTGTGAGGCTTCTAGGATGCTGCATTCAAAAAGACGAAAATATGTTGATATATGAATACATGCCAAACAAAAGtcttgatattattttatttg ATGAAACAACCAGTGATTTGCTAGATTGGCCAAAACGTTTCCATATCATCAATGGAATAGCCAGGGGACTTTTGTATCTTCATCAAGATTCCAGATTGAGGATTATTCATCGAGATCTCAAAACCAGTAACATATTGCTGGATTCAGACATGAACCCAAAGATTTCGGACTTTGGAACGGCCAGAAGTTTCGGAGGCAATGAGACTGAAGCTAAGACACGCCGAGTTGTGGGAACATA TGGCTACATGTCTCCAGAGTATGCAGTTGATGGGATCTTCTCTGCCAAATCAGACGTCTTCAGCTTTGGGGTACTAGTACTAGAAATCGTTAGTGGGAAGAGAAACAGAGGATTTTCACATAGTGATCATCATCTGAACCTTCTCGGCCAT GCATGGACCCTTTACAAAGAAGAAAGATCACATGAAGTAGCGGAAGCCTTTCTACAAAATCCTCAAGACTTGGCCCAAGTGATAAGGTTGATCCATGTTGGTCTATTGTGTGTGCAGAAGAAGCCTGAAGATAGACCAAGCATGTCCTCGGTGGTTTTGATGTTGGGTAATGAAGGCACATTACCCGAAGCCAAACAACCTGGTTTCTTCACAGAAAGAGAGCCCATTGTTTCTCAAAATTCAACAACCACGCATGCAACAAATTCAACAAATCAACTCACAGTCACCATTTTAGATCCCAGATAG